One stretch of Holophagaceae bacterium DNA includes these proteins:
- a CDS encoding acyltransferase yields the protein MKWIRYLTGIAGGGFLIASLLAINFFQMSSLVILPFSRKQFRAFNRFCADTWWGWFVVYTERWQGVQAVITGDAVPRDENAIVVANHRDYSDIAMLLCLGARKGRLGDMKWFVKDVLKYLPGVGWGMLFLDCIFVKRNWTADRASVERTFAKVKDNKIPIWLVSFLEGTRLTPRKLEASQRYMSSLDLASTSHVMFPRTKGFVASVRGLGSHIQAVYDVTIAHEGSVLKLWELLKGSPRKVHLHVRRFAVPDLPLDDSALADWAVALFAEKERLLQRFHETGAFPGEGWP from the coding sequence ATGAAGTGGATTCGATATCTGACTGGGATCGCCGGTGGCGGCTTCCTCATCGCCTCGCTGCTCGCCATCAACTTTTTCCAGATGTCGAGCCTCGTGATCCTGCCTTTTTCCCGCAAGCAGTTCCGGGCTTTCAATCGGTTCTGCGCAGACACCTGGTGGGGCTGGTTCGTGGTCTACACCGAGCGCTGGCAGGGCGTCCAGGCGGTGATCACCGGCGACGCCGTGCCGCGGGACGAGAATGCGATCGTGGTGGCGAACCACCGGGATTATTCGGACATCGCCATGCTGCTCTGCCTGGGGGCGCGCAAAGGCCGGCTGGGCGACATGAAATGGTTCGTGAAGGATGTGCTCAAGTACCTGCCCGGCGTCGGCTGGGGCATGCTGTTCCTGGATTGCATTTTCGTGAAACGGAACTGGACCGCCGACCGCGCTTCGGTCGAGAGGACGTTCGCGAAAGTGAAGGACAACAAGATCCCGATCTGGCTCGTCTCCTTCCTGGAGGGGACCCGCCTCACTCCCAGGAAACTGGAAGCCAGCCAGCGGTACATGTCGAGCCTGGACCTGGCCTCCACCAGCCACGTGATGTTCCCCCGCACCAAGGGCTTCGTGGCGTCGGTGCGGGGCCTGGGAAGCCATATCCAGGCCGTCTACGATGTGACCATCGCCCACGAAGGATCGGTGCTGAAACTCTGGGAACTCCTGAAGGGGAGCCCCCGGAAGGTGCACCTGCACGTGCGCAGATTCGCCGTTCCGGACCTGCCCCTGGACGATTCCGCGCTCGCCGATTGGGCCGTCGCGCTGTTTGCCGAAAAAGAAAGGCTGCTGCAGCGGTTCCACGAAACAGGCGCCTTCCCCGGGGAAGGCTGGCCTTGA
- a CDS encoding ferritin-like domain-containing protein — protein MANSLDYAGLSLMDALDLAILVEEEAQERYEEFAHQMSTHRTPEAAKFFLLMEQNEARHRVVLTARRKKLFGAAPRRVTREMLWDVEAPEYDGARAFMTVRQALHVVMAAETKAHDFFDRTLKHITDPEVRVLFEELRAEECEHQEAVRIELAKLPPGPDPDPEVYADAPNAQ, from the coding sequence ATGGCCAACTCATTGGATTACGCGGGCCTCAGCCTCATGGATGCCCTGGACCTGGCGATTCTCGTGGAGGAAGAGGCCCAGGAACGCTACGAGGAATTCGCCCATCAGATGAGCACCCACCGCACCCCCGAGGCGGCAAAATTCTTCCTGCTCATGGAGCAGAACGAAGCCCGGCACCGGGTCGTCCTGACCGCGCGCCGGAAAAAGCTGTTCGGCGCCGCCCCGCGCCGCGTGACCCGGGAAATGCTTTGGGATGTCGAAGCCCCGGAATACGACGGCGCCCGCGCCTTCATGACGGTGCGGCAGGCGCTCCACGTGGTCATGGCCGCCGAGACGAAGGCCCATGATTTTTTCGACCGCACTCTGAAGCACATCACCGACCCAGAAGTCCGGGTCCTCTTCGAGGAGCTTCGCGCCGAAGAATGCGAACACCAGGAGGCCGTCCGGATCGAACTGGCCAAGCTCCCGCCTGGCCCCGACCCCGATCCCGAGGTCTACGCCGACGCGCCCAACGCCCAGTAG
- a CDS encoding NAD-dependent malic enzyme yields the protein MKTFDFKIDPLTGEEYLEVHLSGRQLLNDPHLNKASAFTEEERLSLGLDGLVSSGVSTMAIQLDRALESFRRKPDDLERYLYLIGLQDRSEPLFYRLLVDNLIEMVPIIYTPTVGQACLQMSHIQRRFRGVYITPANIANIDQIFQSISLPHVYLIVVTDGERILGLGDLGSDGMGIPVGKVSLYVAAGGLHPAICLPISLDVGTNNERLLNDPLYLGYRHRRLEGDAYDEIVEKFVLGVRRNFPDALLQWEDFAKHKAFNNLERYRDRILSFNDDIQGTGATALAALMTAMRIKKESFKDQRFVIVGLGQAGTGVGLNIRAQLKAEGLNEEEIRTRIFAVEQQGLLVEGDPKLEAPQLPFAQSRANLAGWTSSGSGTFTLADVVRHAKPTVLIGVTAQPGLFSEAILAQVARNTRRPVILALSNPTSRTECTPEEVARATDGQGLIATGSPFDPIEWKGRTLRVSQCNNLYVFPGMGLGALVSKATKITDGMFLAGTRAISAMVTKQQEAEGMLLPPMQDIREVSVAVAVAVGREARDHGLARRVDDLTLEKLVRKAQWNPAYAPYRPGPELRR from the coding sequence ATGAAGACCTTCGATTTCAAGATCGATCCCCTGACGGGCGAGGAATATCTCGAAGTCCACCTGAGCGGCCGGCAGCTCCTGAACGACCCGCACCTGAACAAGGCCTCGGCTTTCACCGAAGAGGAACGCCTCAGCCTGGGCCTGGACGGACTGGTGAGCTCGGGCGTTTCCACCATGGCAATCCAATTGGACCGGGCCCTGGAATCCTTCCGCCGCAAACCCGACGATCTCGAACGCTACCTGTACCTGATCGGCCTCCAGGACCGCAGCGAGCCCCTGTTCTACCGCCTGCTGGTGGACAACCTCATCGAGATGGTGCCCATCATCTACACGCCCACCGTGGGCCAGGCCTGCCTGCAGATGAGCCACATCCAGCGCCGCTTCCGCGGGGTCTACATCACCCCCGCGAACATCGCCAACATCGACCAGATCTTCCAGAGCATCTCCCTGCCCCACGTCTATCTGATCGTGGTCACGGACGGCGAGCGGATCCTGGGCCTGGGCGACCTGGGTTCCGACGGCATGGGCATCCCCGTGGGCAAGGTGAGCCTTTATGTCGCCGCCGGCGGCCTGCACCCTGCGATCTGCCTGCCCATCAGCCTGGATGTGGGCACGAACAACGAGCGCCTGCTGAACGATCCGCTCTACCTGGGCTACCGGCACCGCCGCCTGGAAGGCGACGCCTACGACGAGATCGTGGAGAAATTCGTGCTGGGCGTGCGGCGCAATTTCCCCGATGCGCTGCTTCAGTGGGAGGACTTCGCCAAGCACAAGGCCTTCAACAATCTCGAACGCTACCGCGACCGGATCCTGTCCTTCAATGATGACATCCAGGGCACCGGCGCCACGGCCCTGGCGGCGCTCATGACCGCCATGCGCATCAAAAAGGAATCCTTCAAGGACCAGCGCTTCGTCATCGTGGGCCTGGGCCAGGCGGGCACCGGCGTAGGGTTGAACATCCGCGCCCAGCTCAAGGCGGAGGGCCTGAACGAAGAAGAAATCCGCACGCGCATCTTTGCGGTGGAGCAGCAGGGGCTCCTGGTGGAAGGGGACCCCAAGCTGGAGGCGCCGCAGCTTCCCTTCGCCCAGAGCCGCGCCAATCTAGCCGGATGGACCTCCAGCGGTTCCGGAACGTTCACCCTCGCCGACGTGGTCCGCCACGCGAAACCCACGGTGCTGATCGGCGTCACCGCCCAGCCCGGGCTCTTCAGCGAGGCCATCCTGGCCCAGGTGGCCCGGAACACCCGAAGACCCGTGATCCTGGCGCTCTCCAATCCCACCTCTCGCACCGAATGCACGCCCGAAGAAGTCGCCCGCGCCACCGACGGCCAGGGCCTCATCGCCACCGGCAGCCCCTTCGATCCCATCGAATGGAAGGGCCGCACCCTGCGGGTCTCCCAGTGCAACAATCTGTACGTTTTCCCTGGCATGGGTCTGGGCGCCCTGGTGTCCAAGGCCACCAAGATCACCGACGGGATGTTCCTGGCGGGCACCCGGGCCATCAGCGCCATGGTCACAAAGCAGCAGGAAGCCGAGGGCATGCTGCTGCCGCCCATGCAGGACATCCGCGAAGTCTCGGTGGCGGTGGCGGTGGCGGTGGGCCGCGAGGCCCGGGACCACGGCCTGGCCCGGCGGGTGGATGACCTGACCCTGGAAAAGCTGGTCCGCAAGGCCCAGTGGAACCCTGCCTATGCGCCCTACCGGCCGGGCCCGGAGCTGCGGAGATGA
- the aspA gene encoding aspartate ammonia-lyase has translation MEAVKSILRRTEIFSGLSESHLDLVASATTIRELAAGAYLFQQGEVRRACFVIAEGKVEVTRDNGDGPEPLILLGPGDAAGEQVFLTASAHTASARAHSDAVLLELDRELVLGRLNQDGGAAIAILSKVANVLHRRLVYTGSGRMGREQAYASGSTRPESDLIGPMDVPSDALFGVQTLRAVQNFPITGTPVSHFPAMVRSLALVKQAAARANARLGLLDPAIARAIDTACREIIDGHWHGHFPTDMVQGGAGTSTNMNANEVIANRALELMGHKRGDYAKCHPNDHVNLGQSTNDVYPTALRISTIFMLKTLLEAMEKLKAALHAKGREFSDVIKMGRTQLQDAVPMTLGQEFEAYAITTGEDIDRLRETARLFLEVNMGGTAIGTGICADPRYPKTVVEELRRNTGLEIVLAENLVEATPDTGAFVMFSGVVKRAAVKLSKLCNDLRLLSSGPRCGFGEINLPAMQPGSSIMPGKVNPVIPEVVNQVAFSVIGNDLTITLAAEAGQLQLNVMEPILAYSLANSLRMLTAAVNVLTTKCITGITANRERCRDLVEHSIGIVTAVMPAIGYKRATEVAKIALETGASVREIILEKGYLNIAQLDEALSLEAMTQPRPLQMVDAQR, from the coding sequence ATGGAAGCAGTGAAATCCATTCTGCGTCGCACGGAGATCTTCTCCGGGCTGTCGGAGTCCCATCTGGATCTGGTGGCCAGCGCCACGACCATCCGTGAGCTCGCGGCCGGCGCTTACCTGTTCCAGCAGGGCGAGGTCCGCCGGGCCTGCTTCGTCATCGCCGAGGGCAAGGTCGAGGTCACCCGGGACAATGGCGACGGACCCGAACCGCTCATCCTGCTGGGGCCCGGGGATGCGGCCGGGGAACAGGTTTTCCTCACCGCTTCGGCCCACACCGCTTCGGCCCGGGCGCATTCCGATGCGGTGCTGCTGGAGCTGGACCGGGAGCTGGTGCTGGGACGATTGAACCAGGACGGCGGCGCGGCCATCGCCATTCTCAGCAAAGTGGCCAATGTGCTGCATCGGCGGCTGGTCTACACCGGCAGCGGCCGCATGGGCCGGGAACAGGCCTACGCCAGCGGCTCGACCCGGCCGGAGTCGGATCTCATCGGGCCCATGGACGTGCCCAGCGATGCCCTGTTCGGCGTCCAGACCCTGCGCGCGGTGCAGAATTTCCCGATCACTGGGACGCCCGTCAGCCATTTTCCAGCCATGGTGCGGTCCCTGGCCCTGGTCAAGCAGGCCGCGGCCCGGGCCAACGCCCGCCTGGGCCTGCTGGATCCAGCCATCGCCAGGGCCATCGACACCGCCTGCCGCGAAATCATCGACGGCCACTGGCACGGCCACTTCCCCACGGACATGGTGCAGGGCGGCGCGGGCACCTCCACCAACATGAACGCCAATGAAGTGATCGCCAACCGCGCGCTGGAGCTGATGGGCCACAAACGCGGCGATTACGCGAAGTGCCACCCCAACGATCACGTCAATCTGGGCCAGAGCACCAACGATGTCTATCCCACGGCCCTGCGGATCTCGACCATCTTCATGCTCAAGACGCTGCTGGAGGCCATGGAGAAGCTGAAGGCGGCGCTCCACGCCAAGGGCCGGGAATTCAGCGATGTCATCAAGATGGGGCGCACCCAGCTCCAGGACGCGGTGCCCATGACCCTGGGCCAGGAATTCGAGGCCTACGCCATCACCACCGGCGAGGACATCGACCGGCTGCGGGAGACCGCCCGCCTCTTCCTGGAAGTGAACATGGGCGGCACGGCCATCGGCACGGGCATCTGCGCCGATCCGCGCTACCCCAAGACCGTGGTGGAGGAGCTGCGCCGGAACACCGGACTGGAGATCGTGCTGGCGGAAAACCTCGTGGAAGCGACTCCGGATACCGGCGCCTTCGTGATGTTCTCGGGCGTCGTGAAGCGCGCGGCGGTGAAGCTCAGCAAGCTCTGCAACGATCTGCGCCTGCTCAGCAGCGGCCCCCGCTGCGGTTTCGGCGAGATCAACCTGCCGGCCATGCAGCCCGGCAGCAGCATCATGCCCGGCAAGGTGAACCCGGTGATCCCGGAGGTAGTCAACCAGGTGGCCTTCTCGGTCATTGGCAACGATCTGACCATCACCCTGGCCGCCGAAGCGGGCCAATTGCAGCTCAACGTGATGGAGCCCATCCTGGCCTACAGCCTGGCCAACAGCCTGCGCATGCTGACCGCCGCCGTGAATGTGCTCACCACCAAGTGCATCACGGGCATCACCGCCAACCGCGAACGCTGCCGCGATCTGGTGGAGCACAGCATCGGCATCGTCACCGCCGTCATGCCCGCCATCGGCTACAAGCGCGCCACGGAGGTCGCCAAGATCGCCCTGGAAACCGGGGCTTCCGTGCGGGAGATCATATTGGAAAAGGGCTACCTCAACATCGCCCAGCTCGACGAGGCCCTGAGCCTGGAAGCCATGACCCAGCCCCGGCCCCTGCAGATGGTGGACGCCCAACGGTAG
- a CDS encoding efflux RND transporter periplasmic adaptor subunit — protein MLNRHLYGNIAIAGGLAAGALITGCGRKELPKATAEVAVITVQAGRAVLASELPGRVSAFQVAEVHPQVNGIVQKRLFTEGSDVKAGDVLYQIDPSPYQAAHDSALANLARAEAHLPAMQKRAERFKELLAINAVGQQDYEDASSAHKQAAAEVKALQAGVESARINLGYTRITAPISGRIGRSTVTAGALAAAYQGPTFTTIQQLDPVYVDSPQSSALLLQIQRNLASSRIKGGTPDQAKVKLLMEDGTPYPLAGVLKFSDVTVDPTTGSQTLRMVFPNPRHMLLPGMYVRAIVEEGVDERAILVPQRSVTRDPKGNAIAMVVDSADKVEQRMLRVERAIGDQWLILEGLQPGDRLIMEGLQKIRPGMPVKAVPFGAKPAPAPAAAPSK, from the coding sequence ATGCTGAACCGGCATCTTTACGGAAACATCGCCATCGCGGGCGGACTGGCGGCCGGGGCTTTGATTACCGGATGCGGCCGGAAGGAGCTGCCGAAAGCCACGGCAGAGGTGGCCGTCATCACCGTCCAGGCCGGAAGGGCGGTGCTCGCCTCGGAACTGCCCGGCCGGGTGTCCGCCTTCCAGGTGGCGGAGGTCCACCCCCAGGTCAATGGCATCGTCCAAAAGCGGCTCTTCACCGAAGGCAGCGATGTGAAGGCCGGCGACGTCCTTTACCAGATCGATCCAAGCCCCTACCAGGCGGCCCACGACAGCGCTCTGGCGAACCTCGCCAGGGCCGAGGCCCATCTGCCGGCGATGCAGAAGCGCGCCGAGCGGTTCAAGGAGCTGCTCGCCATCAATGCCGTCGGGCAGCAGGACTACGAGGACGCCTCCTCGGCGCACAAGCAGGCGGCAGCGGAAGTGAAGGCGCTGCAGGCCGGCGTCGAATCCGCCCGCATCAACCTCGGCTACACGCGGATCACCGCGCCGATCTCCGGGCGCATCGGGAGATCCACTGTCACCGCCGGGGCCCTCGCGGCGGCCTACCAGGGGCCCACCTTCACCACCATCCAGCAATTGGATCCCGTCTATGTTGATTCACCCCAGTCCAGCGCCCTGCTGCTTCAGATCCAGCGGAACCTGGCCTCCAGCAGGATCAAGGGCGGCACGCCGGACCAGGCCAAGGTGAAACTCCTCATGGAGGACGGGACCCCCTATCCCCTGGCGGGAGTCCTGAAGTTCTCCGATGTGACGGTGGATCCCACCACGGGCTCCCAGACCCTCCGCATGGTCTTCCCGAATCCCAGGCACATGCTGCTGCCGGGTATGTACGTCCGGGCCATCGTGGAGGAAGGGGTCGATGAGCGCGCCATTCTGGTGCCTCAGCGGAGCGTCACCCGGGATCCCAAGGGCAATGCCATCGCCATGGTGGTGGACTCCGCCGACAAGGTGGAGCAGAGGATGCTCCGGGTGGAGCGGGCCATCGGGGACCAATGGCTGATCCTGGAGGGCCTCCAGCCGGGGGACCGCCTGATCATGGAAGGCCTCCAGAAGATCCGGCCGGGAATGCCCGTGAAAGCGGTCCCCTTCGGGGCCAAGCCTGCGCCGGCGCCCGCCGCCGCGCCGTCGAAGTAG
- a CDS encoding efflux RND transporter permease subunit has product MVNFFIDRPIFAWVVAIVIMLAGVLAIRSLPVSQYPPVAPPSITVDAFYPGASAKTVENTVTQIIEQKMTGLDNLLYFSASSDSSGRGSVTLTFKPGSNPDVAWAMVQNKLETAKPLMPQVVQQMGIRVTKSTRNFFMIVAIRSEDGSLKSDDLRDYMSSNIEAVLARVEGVGEVMSFGSQYAMRLWLDQDKMTGYRLTPNDIRTAVKAYNAQVSAGQAGGLPAVKGQQLNVTINVQELMQTPEQFGDIPLRINPDGSTIHLRDVARIELGTENYGSETSLNGKPVAGMIVRLASGANALDTSKRIKAKMDEMSKFFPASVTVAYPYETTPFVSVAIEEVVKTLIEAVVLVFLVMLLFLGNFRATLIPTIAVPVVLLGTFAVIQYAGMSINMLTMFAMVLAIGLLVDDAIVVVENVERVMHDEGLPVLEATRKSMAQITGALIGIGLVLAAVFGPMAFFGGSTGVIYRQFSLTLITAMLLSVVVALILTPSLCVTFLKSVPKGHEAAENGWKVTRPFFLWFDRTYYRFRDTFTSQLERVLGKRARYLAIYAAIVLGTGLLFLRLPTAFLPEEDQGILMAMVQLPPGSPLERTESVMKEVQQHFMVDEKEAVESIMSVSGFSMAGVGQNNGMAFLKLKDWKLRQRSDLKAAAVLKRAMGKLMARRDALAFVFAPPAILELGSATGFDFQLQDRGGVGHGKLMEARNMLLGMAAKDPNLKSVRPVGADDQPEYSVRIDQDRAGALGVPAAAIADTLSSAWGGSYVNDFINQGRVKRVYMQADARHRMQLEDLNRIYVPNKSGGMVPFSAFATGVWTQGSPNLQRFNAYPAININGEPALGRSTGDAMKAMEDIAAKLPTGIGFEWTGLSLQERQAGTQAPALYAFSVLVIFLCLAALYESWTIPFSVLLILPIGVFGAVAATWGRGLSSDVYFQIGLLTTLGLAAKNAILIVQFAQELIAQGHGLLDAALQASRMRLRPILMTSLAFTFGVLPMAITTGAGAAAQHAIGTGVIGGMLTATFIAIFYIPLAYVLVSELFRKKPPEAVPAEDATDPGGVQP; this is encoded by the coding sequence ATGGTCAATTTCTTCATCGACCGGCCGATCTTCGCGTGGGTGGTGGCCATCGTCATCATGCTCGCCGGGGTGCTGGCCATCCGCTCCCTGCCGGTTTCCCAGTATCCTCCCGTGGCGCCTCCCTCCATCACGGTGGACGCCTTCTACCCCGGCGCTTCGGCCAAGACGGTGGAGAACACCGTCACCCAGATCATCGAACAGAAGATGACCGGCCTCGACAACCTGCTCTATTTCTCCGCGAGCAGCGATTCGTCGGGCCGCGGCAGCGTCACCCTGACCTTCAAGCCGGGCAGCAATCCGGACGTGGCCTGGGCCATGGTCCAGAACAAGCTGGAAACGGCCAAGCCGCTCATGCCCCAGGTGGTGCAGCAGATGGGCATCCGGGTCACCAAGTCCACGCGCAATTTCTTCATGATCGTCGCGATCCGTTCCGAGGACGGCAGCCTGAAATCCGACGACCTGCGCGACTACATGTCCTCCAACATCGAAGCCGTGCTGGCCCGGGTGGAAGGCGTGGGCGAGGTCATGTCCTTCGGATCCCAGTACGCCATGCGGCTCTGGCTGGACCAGGACAAGATGACCGGATACCGCCTCACGCCCAACGACATCCGGACGGCGGTCAAGGCCTACAACGCCCAGGTCTCCGCCGGGCAGGCCGGCGGCCTGCCCGCGGTCAAGGGCCAGCAGTTGAACGTGACGATCAATGTCCAGGAGTTGATGCAGACGCCCGAGCAGTTCGGGGACATTCCTTTGCGCATCAATCCGGACGGCTCCACGATCCATCTCCGGGATGTGGCCCGGATCGAACTGGGCACCGAGAACTACGGTTCCGAAACCAGCCTCAACGGAAAACCCGTGGCGGGCATGATCGTCCGCCTGGCCTCCGGCGCGAACGCCCTGGACACTTCCAAGCGCATCAAAGCCAAGATGGACGAAATGTCGAAGTTCTTCCCGGCCAGCGTCACGGTGGCCTATCCCTACGAAACCACGCCCTTCGTGAGCGTGGCCATCGAGGAGGTGGTGAAGACCCTCATCGAGGCCGTGGTCCTGGTGTTCCTGGTGATGCTGCTGTTCCTCGGCAACTTCCGCGCCACGCTGATCCCCACCATCGCGGTTCCGGTGGTGCTGCTGGGCACCTTCGCGGTGATCCAGTACGCCGGCATGTCCATCAACATGCTCACCATGTTCGCCATGGTGCTGGCCATCGGCCTGCTGGTGGACGACGCCATCGTGGTGGTGGAGAACGTCGAGCGGGTCATGCATGACGAGGGCCTGCCGGTGCTGGAAGCCACCCGCAAATCCATGGCCCAGATCACCGGCGCCCTGATCGGCATCGGCCTGGTGCTGGCGGCGGTGTTCGGCCCCATGGCTTTCTTCGGGGGCTCCACGGGCGTCATCTACCGGCAGTTCTCGCTCACCCTCATCACCGCCATGCTGTTGTCGGTGGTGGTGGCGCTGATCCTGACCCCGTCCCTCTGCGTGACCTTCCTGAAGTCCGTGCCGAAGGGGCACGAAGCGGCCGAGAACGGCTGGAAGGTCACCCGGCCCTTTTTCCTGTGGTTCGACCGGACCTACTACCGGTTCCGCGATACTTTCACCAGCCAGCTTGAGCGGGTGCTCGGCAAGCGCGCCCGCTACCTCGCCATCTATGCGGCAATCGTCCTGGGGACAGGGCTCCTGTTCCTGCGCCTGCCCACCGCCTTCCTGCCGGAGGAGGACCAGGGAATCCTCATGGCCATGGTCCAGCTGCCGCCCGGCTCGCCTCTGGAGCGGACCGAATCGGTCATGAAGGAGGTCCAGCAGCACTTCATGGTGGACGAAAAGGAGGCCGTGGAATCCATCATGTCCGTCTCCGGCTTCAGCATGGCCGGAGTGGGCCAGAACAACGGCATGGCCTTCCTCAAGCTCAAGGACTGGAAGCTCCGCCAGCGTTCGGATCTCAAGGCCGCCGCTGTCCTGAAACGGGCCATGGGCAAGCTGATGGCCCGCCGGGACGCCCTGGCCTTTGTTTTCGCCCCCCCGGCGATCCTCGAACTGGGCAGCGCCACCGGCTTCGACTTCCAATTGCAGGACCGGGGCGGCGTCGGCCACGGGAAGCTCATGGAGGCCCGCAACATGCTCCTCGGCATGGCCGCCAAGGACCCGAACCTGAAGAGCGTGCGCCCCGTGGGCGCGGACGACCAGCCTGAGTACAGCGTCCGCATCGACCAGGACCGGGCCGGCGCCCTGGGTGTCCCCGCGGCGGCCATCGCCGACACCCTCTCCAGCGCCTGGGGCGGCTCCTACGTGAACGACTTCATCAATCAGGGCCGGGTCAAGCGGGTCTACATGCAGGCCGACGCCCGGCACCGGATGCAGTTGGAGGACCTGAACCGGATCTACGTGCCCAACAAATCCGGCGGCATGGTGCCCTTTTCGGCCTTCGCCACGGGGGTATGGACCCAGGGTTCCCCGAACCTGCAGCGCTTCAATGCCTACCCCGCCATCAACATCAATGGCGAGCCCGCCCTGGGCCGCAGCACCGGGGACGCCATGAAGGCCATGGAAGACATCGCGGCCAAGCTGCCCACCGGCATCGGCTTCGAATGGACCGGCCTTTCCCTGCAGGAACGCCAGGCCGGAACGCAGGCTCCCGCCCTCTACGCTTTCTCGGTGCTGGTCATCTTCCTGTGCCTGGCGGCGCTCTACGAGAGCTGGACCATTCCCTTCTCGGTGCTGCTGATCCTCCCCATCGGCGTGTTTGGAGCGGTCGCCGCCACCTGGGGCCGCGGGCTCAGCAGCGACGTCTACTTCCAGATCGGACTGTTGACGACCCTCGGCCTGGCCGCGAAGAACGCCATCCTGATCGTGCAATTCGCCCAGGAATTGATCGCCCAGGGACATGGACTCCTGGACGCGGCCCTCCAGGCCTCCCGCATGCGGCTGCGGCCCATCCTGATGACCTCCCTGGCGTTCACCTTCGGCGTGCTGCCGATGGCGATCACCACCGGCGCCGGCGCCGCAGCCCAGCACGCCATCGGCACCGGGGTGATCGGCGGCATGCTGACCGCCACCTTCATCGCCATCTTCTACATCCCGCTGGCCTATGTCTTGGTGTCCGAGCTGTTCCGGAAAAAGCCCCCGGAGGCGGTTCCCGCCGAGGATGCGACCGATCCCGGAGGGGTGCAGCCATGA
- a CDS encoding efflux transporter outer membrane subunit has protein sequence MRPIRVLPALPLLLAMAGCMSMAPKYLAPTLPVPSAWPGKASGQLEAAPAPQAASDISWQDFYLDARLRKVLDLALQNNRDLRIASLNTEKARAYYRIQRAELFPALSALGSVSRQKTSSSDATAETQYNVALGVSAWELDFFGRVRSLKARALEQYLATEQARRSAQISLLGETANAYLTLAADRESLKFARETLLSEESSSKLIRRRFEVGVSSELDVNRAQISLETAREDAARFTSIVAQDENALNLLAGTTVPKELLPEDLRSLNPLKDISPQLPAEVLTRRPDILMAENLLKAANANIGAARAAFFPRITLTAGVGTASSELSGLFKSGSGTWAFSPQILLPIFDMGARRANLKAVKADREIALAQYEKAIQVAFREVADALARRSTLEEQLAAHEALVQAMEGTHRLATARYQAGIDGYLSVLDAQRSLYAAQQGLIALRRTKYANMVTLYKVLGGGNGEGGTGTAPDAKLGSEV, from the coding sequence ATGAGGCCGATCCGCGTGTTGCCCGCCCTTCCTTTGCTGCTGGCCATGGCCGGATGCATGTCCATGGCTCCGAAATACCTGGCGCCCACGCTTCCAGTGCCCAGCGCCTGGCCCGGGAAGGCCTCCGGCCAGCTCGAGGCGGCGCCCGCCCCGCAAGCCGCTTCGGACATCTCCTGGCAGGACTTCTACCTGGACGCGAGGCTCCGAAAGGTCCTGGATCTGGCCCTCCAGAACAACCGGGACCTCCGGATCGCCTCGCTCAATACCGAGAAGGCGAGGGCGTACTACCGGATCCAGCGCGCCGAACTGTTTCCGGCCCTGAGCGCGCTCGGCAGCGTGAGCCGGCAGAAGACCTCGTCCAGCGACGCCACCGCGGAGACGCAGTACAACGTGGCCCTGGGGGTCAGCGCCTGGGAACTGGACTTTTTCGGGCGCGTCCGCAGCCTGAAAGCCCGCGCCCTGGAGCAGTATCTCGCCACCGAGCAGGCCCGCCGCAGCGCCCAGATCTCGCTGCTGGGCGAGACCGCGAATGCCTACCTGACGCTCGCCGCCGACCGCGAAAGCCTGAAGTTCGCCCGTGAAACGCTGCTGAGCGAGGAGAGTTCCAGCAAACTCATCAGGCGCCGCTTCGAGGTCGGGGTTTCCTCCGAGCTCGATGTCAACCGCGCCCAGATCAGCCTGGAAACGGCGAGGGAAGACGCGGCCCGCTTCACCAGCATCGTGGCCCAGGACGAGAACGCCTTGAACCTCCTGGCCGGCACGACCGTGCCCAAGGAACTGCTTCCGGAGGATCTCCGCAGCCTGAATCCGCTCAAGGACATCTCGCCTCAACTGCCCGCCGAAGTGCTGACCCGGCGGCCGGACATCCTCATGGCCGAAAACCTGCTCAAGGCGGCCAACGCGAATATCGGCGCGGCCCGCGCGGCCTTCTTCCCGCGCATCACGCTCACGGCCGGAGTGGGGACGGCCAGCAGCGAACTCTCCGGCCTGTTCAAATCGGGATCGGGCACCTGGGCTTTCTCGCCCCAGATCCTGCTCCCGATCTTCGACATGGGGGCCAGGCGGGCCAATCTCAAGGCGGTGAAAGCCGACCGGGAGATCGCCCTCGCCCAGTACGAAAAGGCCATCCAGGTGGCCTTCAGGGAGGTGGCCGATGCTCTGGCGCGGCGGAGCACGCTGGAAGAGCAGCTCGCGGCCCACGAAGCGCTCGTCCAGGCCATGGAAGGCACCCATCGCCTGGCCACAGCCCGCTACCAGGCGGGAATCGATGGGTACCTCAGCGTCCTGGACGCCCAGCGTTCCCTTTATGCCGCGCAGCAGGGGCTCATCGCGCTGCGCAGGACCAAGTACGCGAACATGGTGACCCTCTACAAAGTGCTGGGCGGAGGCAACGGAGAAGGCGGAACCGGCACGGCGCCTGATGCTAAGTTGGGTTCTGAAGTGTAG